ATGGCAGCTTGGGCCGGAGTATCTCGCTGGATTAAGCAGTTTTGATTGTATAATGCGAAGCCCTGGGGTGCGCATTATGCCAGAGATAAAAGTCGCGGTGGCAGCTGGCGTAAAGCTCACCAGCCCAACGGCTGAATTTTTTGAGATGTGTCCAGCAAAGATTATTGGTGTTACTGGAACAAAAGGAAAAGGCACGACAGCGTCGCTAATCGCTGAAATAATAAAAGCTTCTGGTCGTACGGTGCACCTCGTGGGGAATATTGGCGCGCCCGCCATTGCGGCACTGGCTACTATCAAGGCTGACGACTTCGTGGTCTATGAACTTTCAAGTTTTCAATTGCAAGACCTTTCCGTTTCACCAACCATAGCTGTTGTTTTGGGTATTACCGCTGAACATCAGGATTATCATAGTTCAATGGCGGAATATGTTGCGGCTAAAGCAAACATTCTTCGCCATCAGCATGAGAACGATATTGCTATTATCACTGTCGACTACACTGCAAATGAAGCATTAGCAGGCAATGTACATGGGAAACTCGTTCCCATTAGCACAAAACGAGTGCTTGAATACGGTGTCGGCATTAGTGAAGACTCGATCATCTCCACGCTTGAAGGAGAGCAAACACTAGTGTTGCCGATTACCAATGTGCGTTTGCCTGGCAGATTTAATTTAGAAAATGTTATTGCTGCTGTAGCAGCTGGACTTGCTTTAGGAATTCCCGAAGCGGTTATCGCTGAAGCGGTCGCAAATTTCCATGGTTTGCCGCATCGGCTTGAGCATGTTCGAGATGTCGCCGGAGTAAGTTATTGGAATAACTCATTCGCCACAACGCCAGAAGCCACCATTGCTGCTGTGCAATCATTCACTGCCCCCATTGTGCTAATGCTCGGCGGGAGCGATAAAAAACTTTCGTATGATGAACTTGCTACTGTTATTGCCAGCTCAACCGTACATACAATCGTCGGCATTGGTCAGAGCGCTGTAACACTCTACACGGCAATTGAAGCTGCAAGTGTTCGACAAGGGAAAACCCCACCGAAGTATGTCTCAGGCGGGGAAACCATGGCGACTATGGTAGCTGCTGCGAAAGCGTGTGCTACCTCGGGTACGATTGTTCTGCTGTCACCAGCGGCCGCTAGTTTTGATAAGTTTTCAAACGCCTCTGAACGGGGGGACGCCTTTAGAACTGTCGTGCAAGCGCTCTCGTAGTGTCGCTTTAACCACGCTTGGCAAGTGCCTCCTCTAGGCGTTTTAGGGCAACGATAAACGCAGCCGTGCGCATGCTTGTTTTATATGATTCTTTCGCTTTCCAAACAGCAGCAAACGAGTCGCGCATAATCGGCTTTAATTTTTCTCTAACCTGCTTTGCTGTCCACCGGATACCTTGTTTATTTTGCAGCCATTCGAAATAGGAAACCGTGACCCCGCCGGCATTGGCCAAAATATCTGGCACGACGAGAACGCCACGTTTGAGCAGTTTACTATCCGCTTCTGGGGTAGTTGGGCCGTTTGCTACTTCGAGAATGATTCGTGCCTTGATACGACCGGCATTTTTCTTGGTAATCTGATTTTCGAGCGCGGCTGGAATAAGGATATCGCAGGGTGCTTCGAGTAGTTTTTCGTTCGTTACGCCTTTGTAATTTTTACCATCGCACACCGATCCAACGCAGTACATCGAACCTATCATACCGCGGTCTTTTTTTGTGGCCATCACGTTTTTGGGGTCCATGCCTTTGCCGCGGACGTCGAGTATGCCACCAGTAGAATCACTTAGACCAATGATGCGGTAGCCGGCTTTGTGAGCAAGCGTTGCCATATGAAAGCCAGCGTTCCCAAAACCTTGAATGATAACGCTGGTTTTTTTGGGGTTCAGTTTTAATTTTTTCGCGACATCTTCTAGCACCATGTAGGCGCCGTCCGCTGTGGCTGTATCGCGACCGAGCGAGCCACCCTCAGAAATTGGCTTACCGGTAACAACACCCGGTTCCGCGCGGCCGACAATGTGCCGATATTCGTCGGCAATCCATGCCATAATCTGCGGGTTTGTATTTACGTCTGGTGCTGGCACGTCTCGTTCTGGGCCGAAGACATCTTTCATCATTCGAGTGAACGATCGTGTTAGCCGTTCCAATTCTCCGCTAGAAAGTTTTTTGGGGTTAACAGTGATACCACCTTTGCCGCCACCCATTGGTATACCCACGACGGCGCACTTCATGGTCATCCAAAGGGCAAGCGCCTTCACCTCGTTCTGGTCGACGTTTGAATGATAGCGTAAGCCGCCTTTGTAGGGGCCGCGGACGTTGGAGTGTTGCACTCGGTAACCGGTAAACAGTTTTTTTTGTCCGTCATCCATTACTACTGGAACGGTAACTTCAATGACTCGCTCTGGTTTACTTAATGTATCGAGCACTGCCGGCGGCGTGTTAGCAATTTTGCCAGCCTGTTGCAGCTGGGTTAGGGCATTCTGAAAAGCATTCATGGAGTTATCAACGACTTGGTAGCCCAATGGCCTGGCGCACTTTTTTCATAGTATGCAACGCAATTTTTTCAGCATTTTTTGAGCCATTGCGAAGTGTCGTAAGCATTGCTCTTGGCCGGCTACGCAGATGCAGGAACTTTTTTTGAAAGTCTTCGAGCCCGACGCAGATGTCGTTCGCTAGTGTTTCCTTTAGCTCACTGTAGCGAATAGTTCCGGATTGCTGTTTTGCCCGAAATTCAGCGGCCACTTTTGGCGTGCTGAAAGCATCAAGCAGAAGGAATAGGTTGGCTACCCCAGCCGCCACTTCGTTTTTGTCTCCCGTGCCACTGTCTGTGACTGCTCGGGCGATTTTTTTCTTAATGATTGCTGGTTCGTCGTCCAGAAAAAGGCAACCGGTCGGTTCGGACTTACTCATTTTACGGTTCGGATCAGTTAGGCTCATTAGCCGTGGTACGCTTGTGTAAAGTGGCATCGGTACGGTGAACACTGCGCCGTAGCGAGTGTTGAATTTTTTGGCCACGGTGCGCGTCAGTTCGAGGTGCTGCGTCTGGTCGTCTCCAACCGGGACGAGGTTGCCATTGTAGAGAAGAATATCGGCGGCCATCAAGGTGGGATAGGTGAACAGGCCGACGTTGGCGTTGCCTGGTTGCCGGGCGCTTTTATCTTTATACTGCGTCATCCGTTCTAGCTCACCCATGGGCGTTACCGTGTTCAGAATCCAAGCTAACTCGGCGTGGGCGGGAACGAACGACTGCAAGAACAAGGTGCACTTTTTCGGATTCAACCCAGCAGCCAGGTAACTTGCAATGATATCTATGATTTCGGCTGTTTTTTCTTTTGTATTGTAGCTTTCTGTCAAAGCGTGCAAGTCAGCCACCATAAAGAGGCAGTCGTGATCTGTTTGGAGCGTAACAAAGTTTTTGAGTGCGCCAAGATAGTTACCGACGTGTAGTCGGCCAGTGGGCTGAATACCAGATAAGACCCGTGAGCGAATGGTAGCCATAGATGGCAGCAGCTTACACCTTCTTGAATAACCCGAACAGTTGCCGTGAACGATTTAATTCAAGCTTAATGCGTTCTCTGGCCGTTCTTGTTTTAACGAATTGCAGCCAGTCTGGTGACGGGCGAGCTCGCTTTTTGTCGATGACAATATCAACCATATCACCAGACTTAAGTGGCGTTGAAAGGGGCATCAGCTTGTTATTAATACGCGCCGCGACACAGTGGTTACCAATGTCTGAGTGAATGTGATAGGCAAAGTCTACGGGTGTGGCTTGATCGGGGAGTGCAATGACGTCTCCGCCGGGAGTGAAGACAAAAATATTTTCAGGGAAGACATCAATTTTTAAGTGCTCGAGATACTCGGTGGTGTCGCGAATTTCTTTCTGCAATTTTACGAGCTCTGTTACCCATGCGTACCGTGGGCTGTTCATTTTTATGCCTTCCTTAGGCTTACCTTGTTCGGTGTAGTACCAGTGTGCGGCTGGGCCGTAGTGTGATTCTTCATCCATGGCTTTGGTGCGAATTTGGAATTCAACGATTTCGCCAGGGCCAACGAACACGGTCGTGTGCAGCGATTGATAACCGTTTGGCTTCGGTTGGGCGATGTAGTCTTTAATACGGCCACGGAGCGGCTTCCAGAGTTGGTGAATGATGCCAAGGACGGCGTAACATTCGGTAACGTTTTCAACAATCACGCGTACGGCTACGAGGTCATAAATTTTTGAGATATCACGGTCGTGGCGCAGCAGTTTTTTATAAAGACTGTACAGAAACTTGGCACGCCCTTCGATGTCGAGCACCGTGATAGTTTGGTTTTCATCAAGTTTATCGCGCAGTAGTGCCATTACTTTTGCCAAGTTCTTTTCTTTACTTGGCGAGGTTGTGGCCATGAGCTGCGATACCCAGGCGTACGATTCTTGGTCGGTGTATTTGAACGACAGGTCTTCTAGTTGACCTTTAATTTCCCACATGCCGAGGCGATGCGCGATGGGGGCGAATATTTCCATACTTTCGAGCGCAATGCGCTGGCGTTTTTCTGGCGCTAAGGCGTCGAGCGTTTCCAGGTTGTGCAATCGGTCCGCGAATTTAATGAGAACGACCCGAACGTCTTTTGAAATGGCTAAAAACATTTTTCGCAGGTTTTCCACGTAACGCTCCATGCCTCGGTACTTGAGCGTGCCGAGTTTTGTGATGCCTTCCACCAGCGCCGCCACATCAACGCCAAAATTTTCTCGAATGTCTGGCACGGTGTATGAGGTATCTTCAGGAACATCGTGCAACAATCCGGCGATAACCGTGTTCAAATCGACTCGCATGGTGGAGAGCTTGTTCGCAACTGCCAAGGCGTGCGTGATGTAGGGTTCGCCGTTGGTGCGCTTTTGGCCCTGATGTGCCTGGTCGGCAAATTCATAAGCCAGACGAACCATATCAAGATCAGCTCCGGGAAATTGTGCTGCGAGTCGTTTGAGAAGTTGCGTGAGTACTTGGGGCTCCTTTGGCTTCTCCATAAAGGTTATTTCTACGTTTCCGATTGCATGCCGATATAGCCGCAACCCTTCATAGAGCAGCGTACCGCGCCTTTGGCTGCGAAGACAAGCAGTGAGCCGCAGGTTGGGCATTTCTCGCCGGTTGGTTTAGACCATAGCGCAAATGAGCAGGCCGGGTAGGTGTTGCAGGCAAAAAAGTTTCGCCCACGCTTCGAGCGTTTTTCAACGAGGTCACCCTTACCGCAGCCAGGACATGGTACCCCGGTGGATTTCACGATTGGTTTAATTTTTTTGCATTCTGGATAGCCGGTGCAACCAAGGAAGGTACCAAATCGCCCACGTTTAACGGCCATGGGCTTGCCACATAATTCACATGGTTCTGCCGCAAATGTTTCTGCTGCCACCGCTTCGTCGCTCCCCGCTAGCGGCTTTGTGGTGCGACATTCCGGGTATCCGGTGCAGGCCAGGAACCGACCAAAGCGACCGAACTTTACCACCATCGGTTTACCGCAGGTGGCGCAGACTTGGTCACTGGCTTCTTGGGTTATGCTCTCTTTACTGATTTCAGCATCTTTTACTATAAGGT
This genomic window from Patescibacteria group bacterium contains:
- the trpS gene encoding tryptophan--tRNA ligase, whose amino-acid sequence is MATIRSRVLSGIQPTGRLHVGNYLGALKNFVTLQTDHDCLFMVADLHALTESYNTKEKTAEIIDIIASYLAAGLNPKKCTLFLQSFVPAHAELAWILNTVTPMGELERMTQYKDKSARQPGNANVGLFTYPTLMAADILLYNGNLVPVGDDQTQHLELTRTVAKKFNTRYGAVFTVPMPLYTSVPRLMSLTDPNRKMSKSEPTGCLFLDDEPAIIKKKIARAVTDSGTGDKNEVAAGVANLFLLLDAFSTPKVAAEFRAKQQSGTIRYSELKETLANDICVGLEDFQKKFLHLRSRPRAMLTTLRNGSKNAEKIALHTMKKVRQAIGLPSR
- the murD gene encoding UDP-N-acetylmuramoyl-L-alanine--D-glutamate ligase, whose amino-acid sequence is MEWAGKRVAVIGFGREGQAAVRYLLLKNAVVTVCDAREIVAQEAAAQELKERITWQLGPEYLAGLSSFDCIMRSPGVRIMPEIKVAVAAGVKLTSPTAEFFEMCPAKIIGVTGTKGKGTTASLIAEIIKASGRTVHLVGNIGAPAIAALATIKADDFVVYELSSFQLQDLSVSPTIAVVLGITAEHQDYHSSMAEYVAAKANILRHQHENDIAIITVDYTANEALAGNVHGKLVPISTKRVLEYGVGISEDSIISTLEGEQTLVLPITNVRLPGRFNLENVIAAVAAGLALGIPEAVIAEAVANFHGLPHRLEHVRDVAGVSYWNNSFATTPEATIAAVQSFTAPIVLMLGGSDKKLSYDELATVIASSTVHTIVGIGQSAVTLYTAIEAASVRQGKTPPKYVSGGETMATMVAAAKACATSGTIVLLSPAAASFDKFSNASERGDAFRTVVQALS
- a CDS encoding RelA/SpoT family protein, whose protein sequence is MEKPKEPQVLTQLLKRLAAQFPGADLDMVRLAYEFADQAHQGQKRTNGEPYITHALAVANKLSTMRVDLNTVIAGLLHDVPEDTSYTVPDIRENFGVDVAALVEGITKLGTLKYRGMERYVENLRKMFLAISKDVRVVLIKFADRLHNLETLDALAPEKRQRIALESMEIFAPIAHRLGMWEIKGQLEDLSFKYTDQESYAWVSQLMATTSPSKEKNLAKVMALLRDKLDENQTITVLDIEGRAKFLYSLYKKLLRHDRDISKIYDLVAVRVIVENVTECYAVLGIIHQLWKPLRGRIKDYIAQPKPNGYQSLHTTVFVGPGEIVEFQIRTKAMDEESHYGPAAHWYYTEQGKPKEGIKMNSPRYAWVTELVKLQKEIRDTTEYLEHLKIDVFPENIFVFTPGGDVIALPDQATPVDFAYHIHSDIGNHCVAARINNKLMPLSTPLKSGDMVDIVIDKKRARPSPDWLQFVKTRTARERIKLELNRSRQLFGLFKKV
- a CDS encoding Glu/Leu/Phe/Val dehydrogenase gives rise to the protein MNAFQNALTQLQQAGKIANTPPAVLDTLSKPERVIEVTVPVVMDDGQKKLFTGYRVQHSNVRGPYKGGLRYHSNVDQNEVKALALWMTMKCAVVGIPMGGGKGGITVNPKKLSSGELERLTRSFTRMMKDVFGPERDVPAPDVNTNPQIMAWIADEYRHIVGRAEPGVVTGKPISEGGSLGRDTATADGAYMVLEDVAKKLKLNPKKTSVIIQGFGNAGFHMATLAHKAGYRIIGLSDSTGGILDVRGKGMDPKNVMATKKDRGMIGSMYCVGSVCDGKNYKGVTNEKLLEAPCDILIPAALENQITKKNAGRIKARIILEVANGPTTPEADSKLLKRGVLVVPDILANAGGVTVSYFEWLQNKQGIRWTAKQVREKLKPIMRDSFAAVWKAKESYKTSMRTAAFIVALKRLEEALAKRG